The following DNA comes from Cryomorphaceae bacterium.
CAAGCGATAAGGTAATAAATATCGGACTTGTTGAGAGAAGCTCTGAACTGGGAGAAGTAGTTGTTACAGCAAGCCGCAACCGGGTAAGTGAAGGTAGTGCAAGAGCAGATGAGAAGAACTCCATGACTGTAATGAATGTGCTCTCGGCACAAAACATCGAGTTGTCCCCGGATATTAGTGCAGCCAACGCCATTCAAAGGGTGTCGGGTATTTCACTGCAGCGCAGCAGTACGGGCGACGGCCAGCATGCCATTTTGCGCGGAATGGACAAGCGCTACAACTACACTACGGTGAATGGAATCAAAATACCCAGTCCGGACAACAACAACCGCTATGTGCCACTCGACATCTTTCCGGCTGATATCATAGGCCGCATGGAAGTTTCAAAGGCACTCACTCCCGACATGGAGGGCGATGCCATTGGAGGAGCAATTAACATGGAATTGCGCGATGCTCCCGATGAGTTAATGGTACACGCCAGTTCGGCCCTGGGTTACAATACTTTTTTCTTTGGCGAAGAGTATCGCACCTTCAACCGAAGGGTTGTAAACCCGGAGTCTCCTTCTGCCATCAATGGCGCCGGCCACAGCGCCGGTATTGATGAATTTCCGATGGAAAACGGAGTACACGAATCCCGCAATGCGCCACTGGCTCAGCTTTACACTTTGTCATTAGGTGGACGTGTGGGTAAAAAGAAAAAACTCGGGGTGCTGGTATCGGGTAGCTACAACAGTACTCCACGGGGATCCGAGAGCTTAATCTACGACACCCGTACAGATCAGGAAACCAATCTTCCTGAATTGCGATCCATTATCAACACCAACCGATCTACTTTGCAGGAGCGTGCCGGGCTTCATGCAAAAATTGACTACCGATTCAATAAGAATCACACCATCAGTGCACATTCCATGTACAGCTACCTGTCGGAGGCAGAATCGCGTTTGCGTGTTGATACCAGCCTCACGTTCAACCGAAATGGCCCTGGCACAGGAAGGATAGAAAGCTGGTACCGAACGCGTCAGATGATCAGCAGAATATTCTCTAACAGCGTGCGCGGTGATCACCAGCTCACCAAAAACGTTGCACTTGACTGGACCGGTTCATACGCCTGGGCAACTTACGACGACCCGGATATGCTCGAGTATATGGTAACCACCGAACGTACCCGCCAACCCGACGGTACCATTACCCAGGGCCCCGTGGTATATGATAACACCAACTACCGCGGACATTGGCGCAGGTGGCGCGGAAATTCTGACACGGACTATTCCGGATACCTCAACCTCACCTTCACACCCCAACTCTTTGGCAACGAAGTGATGTTCAAAACCGGAGGGATGATTCGCAATAAGCAACGCGACAATTACTTTGACCGCTACAGGTTGATGCCAACACCCAATAACCAGCAATACACCGGAGACTTTCTGGATGCTGTGTTCGGCAACGTTGTAAACCCTCAGGGAACCAGTCAGAACGCCTTAAACTATGAATTGCAGGAAACCATCCTGGCGGCTTATTTCATGACAAAGTTCAATATTGGTAGCAACCTGGAAGTACTGGCCGGAGTGCGCGGTGAGCAAACCAATATGTCATGGATTTCCAATGCACCTTTTAATGTGGCCGGGCGAATCGGTGATCTCGATTACCTCGATCTGCTTCCCAGCATCCACTTGAAGTACGCGCTCAGTGACCAAATGAACCTGCGTACATCTTATTTCGAATCCATCAGCCGCCAGGGCTA
Coding sequences within:
- a CDS encoding TonB-dependent receptor; translation: MTRRIVAVLLLLISSSWVYAQNYSITGTIKDTGSKEPVIGAMVILAGTNHGAISGLDGSFIIRNVPSGSYNLECSFVSFNKHQQQINLTSDKVINIGLVERSSELGEVVVTASRNRVSEGSARADEKNSMTVMNVLSAQNIELSPDISAANAIQRVSGISLQRSSTGDGQHAILRGMDKRYNYTTVNGIKIPSPDNNNRYVPLDIFPADIIGRMEVSKALTPDMEGDAIGGAINMELRDAPDELMVHASSALGYNTFFFGEEYRTFNRRVVNPESPSAINGAGHSAGIDEFPMENGVHESRNAPLAQLYTLSLGGRVGKKKKLGVLVSGSYNSTPRGSESLIYDTRTDQETNLPELRSIINTNRSTLQERAGLHAKIDYRFNKNHTISAHSMYSYLSEAESRLRVDTSLTFNRNGPGTGRIESWYRTRQMISRIFSNSVRGDHQLTKNVALDWTGSYAWATYDDPDMLEYMVTTERTRQPDGTITQGPVVYDNTNYRGHWRRWRGNSDTDYSGYLNLTFTPQLFGNEVMFKTGGMIRNKQRDNYFDRYRLMPTPNNQQYTGDFLDAVFGNVVNPQGTSQNALNYELQETILAAYFMTKFNIGSNLEVLAGVRGEQTNMSWISNAPFNVAGRIGDLDYLDLLPSIHLKYALSDQMNLRTSYFESISRQGYFEVIPYSFFEDDQFREAGNPNLERAQARNIDLRWEYFPGALDKIMAGVFYKNIVNPIEYTVVRRPDLNNDLFLSPVNLGVAENYGFELDFVKYVNKWGLRGNYTFTLSTITTPKIRNFRDENGMLTNELVDETRPLQGQSVHLGNLSLLYNNQQSKTNAQLSLVYTGRRIAFVSPFLGIDHYQRGQVHLDLSAEQKLSNQFSVFIKVNNLLNTPFELEIPEAPINVSDDANIIPQPDLDNRVLVRQDIFQRSFLVGLRFKL